CCAACTCCTCGACCGCATCTCCCGCCTGCAGACGATGGTCGATGCCGTCGACCGCCTGATCGAAGCCGCGGGCGCCGGCATCCTGCTCTCCGCGGAGGAACAAGTCGCGATCTTCGGGCAGAGCTGGAAGCCGTCGTGGCTCGCGGACGCACGCGACCGGTGGGGCGACACGGCTCAATGGGCGCAGTCCGCCGAGCGCGCCGCGGGCAGGACCTCCGAGGACTGGCAGCAGATCGCCGACAACATCGCGACGCTCGAAAGCGACCTGGCGGCGGCCAAGCGCGCCGACGTCAGGCCGGGCAGCGCCGAAGCCAACGCTCTGGCCGAACGGCACAGGGCCTCCATCGGCGAGTACTTCGACTGCACCCATTCGATGCAGGTCTGCCTGGGAAGGAGATACGCCGCCGACCCCGGCTTCACGGCCTACTACGACGCGATCGAACCAGGCATGACCGCCTGGCTCCGCGACATCATCGACGCCAACGCCCGCGACAGAGGCATCGACCCGGACTCGGCCACCTGGAGCTGACGCAGCCGCGCCCACCCGCCGCTGCGAGAACGGCGAAATCTGCTCGAACGCGGAGCATTCCCACAGCACCAGCGATGCGCGGCACCCACCGCTGTCGCCGCGACCGGGAGGCGGCGGCATCCTCAGTCTCCCCGGCGGCCGATCTCCAGGCGCGGCCAGTCGGCGAGGTCCCTCAGCAGCTGCCGGTCGTGGGTGGCGACGACGACGGTGGCTCCGGTGGCGCGGATCGCGCCGGTCAGCTCGTCGACCAGCGCCGACGACAGGTGGTTGGTCGGCTCGTCGAGCAGGATCAGGCCGGGCCGCGCGGCCAGCGCGAGGGCCAGGTCGAGGCGCCGCCGCTGGCCCTGCGACATCCGCGCGGTCGGCGTGCGCATCGCAGTCGAGTCCAGCAGCCCGAGCGCCCCGAGCGGGACGACGTCGGCGTCGCGCAGGGCAGTGCGGGCCATCAGCCGCCCCGCGTGCTGGGCGTACACCTCGCGGGCGGTGAGGCCGGGGTCGTGCTCGGTGGTCTCCTGCGTGATCAGGGCGACCCGGGTGCCGTTCGCCCTCCAGAGGCGTCCGCTCGTGGGGCGCAGAGAACCGGCCAGCGCCGCGAGCAGCGTGGACTTCCCGGCACCGTTGGGCCCGGTGACGAGCAGCCGGTCGCCGCCGTCCAGAGCGAGGTCGATCGGGCCGGCCAGGCGCCCGTCGACGGCGACCTCGTGGGCCCGGAGCTGCGGTACCCGCGCCCGGGTACCGAGGTCAGGCCATCGCAGAACCGGCGGCGGCTCCGGCACATCGATGCGGTGCGCCTGGAGGTCCTCCTGCCGTCGGTTCAGGGCCCGCACGACGCCCGGCGCGCGGGACTGGCGCTGGTGCTTGCCGGTGCCCTTGTCGGGCCGCCAGCCGGTGGACAGCCGGTCGCGCGCCTTCGACACCGCGTCCTGCAGCCGCCGGTGCTCGGCCTGCTGCTCCTCGAAGTCCTGCTCCCAGCGCTCGCGCTCGCTGCGCCGTGCGTCCTGCCAGGCGTCGTAGCCGCCCGCGTACAGCCGCGGCTTGGCGTCGCGGCTGGGGTCGAGGTCGAGGAACCGGTCGGCGACGTCGCGCAGCAGCGCCCGGTCATGGCTGACGACGGCGAAGCCGCCGTCATGTTCGCGTAGCCGCCGGGTCAGGAAGTCCAGACCTCCCGCGTCGAGGTGGTTGGTCGGCTCGTCCAGCAGCAGGACGTCGTGCCGGGCGGCGAGCAGGCACGCCAGCCGCACCCGGTAGCGCTGCCCGACCGACAGCGTCGACAGCCGCCGGTCGCGGTCGGTGCACGCGCCGAGCGCGTCGAGGGCGACGTCGAGGCGGCGTTCGGCGTCCCACGCGTCGAGCCGGGTGGCGGCCTCCAGAGCCGTGGCGTAGCGGTCGTCGGCGGCCGGATCACCGGCGGCCACGGCCGCGGTCGCCTCGTCCAGCGCGGCGAGGGCCGCGAGCGCGGCGGCCAGCGCCGCGGACGTCAGGGTGCCGACGGTCTCGCCGTCGCGCGCCGCCAGCTCCTGGCGGGCCAGGCCGATCGTGCCGGCGCGGTGCACGGTGCCCTCGTCGGGCGGGATCAGCCCGGCGAGGACGTGCAGCAGCGTGGTCTTCCCGCGCCCGTTCTCGCCGACGACGGCGATCCGGGACCGGGCCGAGACGGTGACCGACACGGCGTGCAGGATCCGCCGCGACCCGCGGGTGACCGCGACGTCCTGTGCGCGGACGTGCGCGCTGCCGCCCGCCGGGACGGGCAGGGACATGCTCTCGGGAAAAGGGGTGAGGCTCAAAGGGTGCTCCGCAGCTCGCCATGGAGCCGGGCAGAGTCAGGCGACCGCCCGGCAGGACCCGGGACGGCGAACGCGGATTCAGAGAAGGAAGGGCGCCGCCGTCAGCGGGCGCTGCGGACCTTCTGCGACCAGATGCCTCGTGCCATGCCGCTCACGCTACCCGTCCCGCCTCACGGCTTCCAACGAATAAACCCCCGATGGCCACGCCTCCCGCCGACGTTCGCCGACCACCATCAGGTGTTCCAGAGCGCCTGGTAGTGCTGGGGGCGGGGCGGTTCCCCTGGTAGCGGATCGGTGTTGTGGGATCTGAGGCCGTCCAGCGCGATCGCCAGCAAGCGGGACCGCACCTCTTCCTCCCCCTGGGGCGGCGAGCCCGCGGCTGGGCGGCTGAACTGCCTGATGAGCAGGAAGACGTCCATGGACGTCACGCCGGTGCGGAGCACACCGGCGTCGCGGGCCCGGGCGATCAGTTCGTCGGCCAGGCGCTGGGCCTGTTCGCCGGCCTCCCGCATCTCGGATGTGACCTCGACGGTTCCGGCCAAAGGGGACAGAGCGCCGAACCCGAATCGTGCGCACTGCTGGACGTAGTAGGCCAGACCCTGCCACGGGTCGTCTATCGCCAACCCGGCCTTCGCCGCCTCCGCGAGGTGCTCCATGGAGTCGGCGCACAGGCATTGGAGCAGTTCCTCCTTGGTGCGGTAGCGGCGGTACAGGCTGCCCATCCCCACCCCGGCCCGCTCGGCGATGGCGGACACCGGCGCGTCGAACCCCTGGCTGAGGAAGACCTCGCGGGCCGCCTCGATCAACGCTCGGTCGTTGCGGGCCGCGCGGGCCTGGGGTCCCCGCCTGCGCGGTGCGGTGGCTTCGGCCATGAGCCCAGGATACCCATTGCGGAGCGTTCCGCTCCGAGTTAGGTTTACTCGGAGCGGAACACTCCGAATGAGAAGGATTCACTCATGTCTTCCTCCGACGCCGTCCTGGTCATCGGCGCGACCGGCAATCAGGGCGGCGCCACCGCCCGTCAACTGCTGGCTCGCGGCCGGCGGGTCCACGCGCTGGTGCGTGACCCGGGCAAACCCGCCGCCCGTCAGTTGCAGGACAAGGGTGCGGTGCTCGTCCAGGGCGACCTCGACGACGCCGACTCGCTGCGCAAGGCGATGGACGGCGTGCGCGCGGTCTTCAGCGTCCAGGCACTGGCATATGAACCGCGCACGCTGGCCGCCGAGGTGCGTCAAGGCAAGACGGTGGCCGACATCGCCGAGGAGTCCGGCGTGGCGCACCTGGTCTACAGCTCCGTGGGCGGCGCCGAACGAGACACCGGCATCGACCACTTCGAAAGCAAGGCCGAGATCGAGCGGTACATCCTGGCGCTCGGACTGCCCACCACCATCCTGCGCCCGGTGTTCTTCATGAACAACCTGCTGCACTACGCCGACGCTCAGGACGAGCGCGTACTGGCACTGCCGGTCAGGCCCGACAAACCCATGCAGTTCATCGCCGCGGACGACATCGGCGTCTTCGCCGCCGACGCCTTCGACGACCCCGAGCGGTCCATCGGCCGCCAGATCGAACTCGCCGGCGACGAGCTCACCTTCCCCGAGGTCGCCCGGATCTACCAGCGCGTCACCGGCACCCCGACCCGGTTCGAGCCGCTCCCGATCGAAGAACGCATGTTCCAGTGGTTCGCCGAAGCCGGATACCAGGCCGACATTCCGGCCCTGCGCCGGCAGCACCCCCACCTGCTGACCTTCGAGCGGTTCCTCACCCAGCGACTCGCCCCGGCCCGCCCCTGACCACTCCAGAATCCACTTCGGCATCGGCCGGGCGAACCCACGGGCCGGAGGTCGCCGGGCCTGCCTGCCGCTGGGCGACCGGCTTCAGCTGTGCATGCGGGCCCAGACGACCTTTCCTTCGCCGGTGGCGGAAGGGCGGGTGCCGGTCTCCTTGGCGAGGGCGGTGACGATGGCGAGCCCGCGACCGTTCTCGGACGTGAGCGACGGTGGGCACCGGACCGGCAGACCGGGGGACGGATCCCAGCACTCCAGCAGCGGCGCCCCCGCCCGGAGGGCGCAGCCGAGACGGATCCGGTGCCCGGGGGTCGCCGCGACGGCGTTGGACACGATCTCGCTCATGACGAGGCTCGCGTCGTCGATCACTTCACGGTCGAAACCCCAGTTCGTCAGCGTGTAGCGGACGAGCTCCCGGGCGAGCACCACGCTCGACGGCACGGCGAGCAGGGTCAGGCGCACCTCCGGAACCCCGTGCGCCGACGTGACGAATTCAAGATCGTTCATGAGAGCCGTCCCCAGTTGGAGGATTGTGCTCTCACTCTTCGTGTCGAAGTTCTAACTTGAAGTGATAAGCGAGGGTCGCGATACACCTGTGGGGGAGCGATGAGTGTTCGAGAGTCGATCGACCCGGCGTCTTCGCTGTGGGCCTGGCTGGCGTTCGACCTGTGGTTTTATCGCACGCAGCGGGGTCTCTCCCTGGCTCAGACCGCCATGATCGTCCACGTGACCCGGGCGACCGTATCCAACTGGGAGGCCGGACGCCTCCGGCCGCGCGATACATACCTGAAGCGCCTTGACCAGGCATGGAACACGGGTGGCCATTTCGAGCGGCTGCACATGTTCGCATGCGGTGGACACGATCCGGACTGGTTGTGCGACGTGAAGTCGCACGTTTCGAGTGAATGCATGATTGGAGGCCGATGGAAAGTCGGAATGCATTCCAGGCTAGTGCCTGAGCCTGTCCCCGTCGTGACATGCGTGCTGGCTTCCTGAGTCAGTGGGTGTGAAGCTCACGGAAATCCCAAGGGGGCCGATTCCGTCTCGGTCCTACAGGTGGGGAAGGTCGAGTGCGGGGTGAACGCAAGTGAATCTTTGGTGATGCTCCGTTATAGGGACTCGCTGAGACGGGTGGGAAGGCAGCGTGACAGGGACGGGTCGTTGAGATGCGGCCGGCGGTGGGCAAGGAAACCACTTGCACCGCATGGGCACCGCTGTCCCCGGAGTAAAGAAGGCACCCAAGCTCGACCGCTTCTCGAACGTGCGGAACATGGAAACCCGGGTCAGGTCCAACGAGGTTGGTAGGCCGATCGTAAGAGGGGCATAATCCCTGGCCTGGACAGGATGCTCAAGAAGCCAATGCCGGTGGCCGAAAGGTGACAGGAAAGCGGACTGCGAAGCCAGCCCTCCGATGGACTGTCCGTATAACTGGCCGGATACGGGCCGATGCCCGGACGCGAAAGCGTGCTGACGTGAGCAGGTGGATCTTTGAAGGAAACTGTCTATGGCATCCGAACCGAGGGGCAAGTTGGACGCCGAAACGGCGAACGGACCTGAGGGCCTGCCGATCCCGGAACAGGGTCGTCTCGATCTGGATGAGAGTTCAGAGTGGGGGCGTATTGACTGGTCCGAACAGGAGAAGCAGGTACGCCGCCTACGACAGCGGATCTTCAAGGCGGTGCAGGAAGGGGACCTGGCGAAAGCCAGGAATCTACAGAAACTCATGCTGCGGTCGCAAGCGAACACTTTGGTGAGCGTGCGACAGGTGACGCAGCGGAACGCTGGACGGCGAACGGCGGGGGTCGATGGCGAGGTCGCTCTGACCCACCAGGCCAGAATGCGCATGGCGAAGCGAGTCCATCGCAGCAGGCAGGATTGGCGCCCCCGTCCGGTCCGGCGAGTGCACATTCCCAAGGCCGGTAACCCCGCGCGCATGCGTCCGCTCGGCATACCGGTGCTGATGGACCGCTGTCATCAAGCGCGAGTCCGGAATGCACTGGAGCCCGAGTGGGAGGCTCGGTTCGAGGCCAAGTCATACGGGTTTCGGCCGGGCCGAGGGTGCCATGACGCGATCGAGGCCATCTATGAGACGTGCAAAAGCAAGACCGCAGCACGGCTATGGGTGCTCGATGCGGATTTGGCTGCGGCATTCGACCGGATCGACCACGAAACGCTGATGGAGGCTATCGGCCTGTTTCCCGCTCGGGAGATGGTGCGTGAGTGGCTCCAGGCGGGAGTGTTCGAGGCGGGACGCGGGTTCGCTCCCACCGAGGAAGGAACTCCGCAGGGCGGGGTCATCAGCCCGCTACTGCTGAACGTCGCGTTACACGGTCTGGAAACGGTCGCTGGGGCCAGGTACAGAACTACCGGGCCCAAGGCAGGACGAAGTTATCCGGATTCTCCGGTAGTGGTCAGGTACGCGGACGACCTGGTGGTGCTCTGTCACACCCGCCATCAGGCCGTGCTGATCAAGGAGCGACTGGCGCGATGGCTGGGCGGTCGGGGCCTGTCCTTCAACGAGGATAAGACCCGCATTGTCCATGTGGCCGAGGGGTTTGACTTTCTCGGCTTCAACGTCCGCCGGTATGGCTCCAAACTCCTGATCAAGCCTAGTAAGGCGGCCGTACAGCGGATCAGGTCGAGACTCGCGTTTGAAATGCGTCGGCTGCGCGGCGCAAACGCGAAAGCAGTGATTGCCGCCCTGAACCCCGTGATCCGGGGGTGGGCGGCGTATTATCGACCGGTGGTGTCGTCGAAGGTTTTCGAAGATCTCGACACGCACGTGTGGAGACTCACCTACAAGTGGGCCACGCACAGCCATCAGAATAAGCCAAAGTCATGGATTATCCCCAGGTACTATGGCCAGTTCAACAAGTTCCGGAACGACAGGTGGGTGTTCGGGGATCTCGAGTCCGGCGCCTACTTGGTTATGTTTCGGTGGACGGAAATTAAACGGCACGTCATGGTTAAAGGATGGGCGTCTCCGGACGATCCTTTCCTGGCCGAGTACTGGGCTCACCGCCGCAGACGGAGTAAGCCGCCGCTCGATCGGTACACCATCAGGCTACTGGACGAACAGAACGCCATATGCCCGAGGTGCGGGGACTATCTGCTGACCGCAGAGCAGCCGCCGCAATCCCCACAACAGTGGGAAAGCTGGTGGCAGCAAGTTACCCGGCGAGCAATAGCGGCGAGCTATCTCCTGATCGTGGATGCCCCGGAATCCGGCCGCCATGGTGGCGCCAGGACCCG
The sequence above is a segment of the Actinomadura coerulea genome. Coding sequences within it:
- a CDS encoding MerR family transcriptional regulator; its protein translation is MTDNAMDDAAGPGGMAVGAAASHAGVTVRTLHHWDAIGLVRPSGRTAGGYRLYSAADVARIHRVLIYRELGLSLDDIGGLLDAPTTDMTVPLRQQRAQLLDRISRLQTMVDAVDRLIEAAGAGILLSAEEQVAIFGQSWKPSWLADARDRWGDTAQWAQSAERAAGRTSEDWQQIADNIATLESDLAAAKRADVRPGSAEANALAERHRASIGEYFDCTHSMQVCLGRRYAADPGFTAYYDAIEPGMTAWLRDIIDANARDRGIDPDSATWS
- a CDS encoding ATP-binding cassette domain-containing protein — translated: MSLPVPAGGSAHVRAQDVAVTRGSRRILHAVSVTVSARSRIAVVGENGRGKTTLLHVLAGLIPPDEGTVHRAGTIGLARQELAARDGETVGTLTSAALAAALAALAALDEATAAVAAGDPAADDRYATALEAATRLDAWDAERRLDVALDALGACTDRDRRLSTLSVGQRYRVRLACLLAARHDVLLLDEPTNHLDAGGLDFLTRRLREHDGGFAVVSHDRALLRDVADRFLDLDPSRDAKPRLYAGGYDAWQDARRSERERWEQDFEEQQAEHRRLQDAVSKARDRLSTGWRPDKGTGKHQRQSRAPGVVRALNRRQEDLQAHRIDVPEPPPVLRWPDLGTRARVPQLRAHEVAVDGRLAGPIDLALDGGDRLLVTGPNGAGKSTLLAALAGSLRPTSGRLWRANGTRVALITQETTEHDPGLTAREVYAQHAGRLMARTALRDADVVPLGALGLLDSTAMRTPTARMSQGQRRRLDLALALAARPGLILLDEPTNHLSSALVDELTGAIRATGATVVVATHDRQLLRDLADWPRLEIGRRGD
- a CDS encoding TetR/AcrR family transcriptional regulator yields the protein MAEATAPRRRGPQARAARNDRALIEAAREVFLSQGFDAPVSAIAERAGVGMGSLYRRYRTKEELLQCLCADSMEHLAEAAKAGLAIDDPWQGLAYYVQQCARFGFGALSPLAGTVEVTSEMREAGEQAQRLADELIARARDAGVLRTGVTSMDVFLLIRQFSRPAAGSPPQGEEEVRSRLLAIALDGLRSHNTDPLPGEPPRPQHYQALWNT
- a CDS encoding NmrA/HSCARG family protein, with translation MSSSDAVLVIGATGNQGGATARQLLARGRRVHALVRDPGKPAARQLQDKGAVLVQGDLDDADSLRKAMDGVRAVFSVQALAYEPRTLAAEVRQGKTVADIAEESGVAHLVYSSVGGAERDTGIDHFESKAEIERYILALGLPTTILRPVFFMNNLLHYADAQDERVLALPVRPDKPMQFIAADDIGVFAADAFDDPERSIGRQIELAGDELTFPEVARIYQRVTGTPTRFEPLPIEERMFQWFAEAGYQADIPALRRQHPHLLTFERFLTQRLAPARP
- a CDS encoding ATP-binding protein; its protein translation is MNDLEFVTSAHGVPEVRLTLLAVPSSVVLARELVRYTLTNWGFDREVIDDASLVMSEIVSNAVAATPGHRIRLGCALRAGAPLLECWDPSPGLPVRCPPSLTSENGRGLAIVTALAKETGTRPSATGEGKVVWARMHS
- a CDS encoding helix-turn-helix domain-containing protein; translation: MSVRESIDPASSLWAWLAFDLWFYRTQRGLSLAQTAMIVHVTRATVSNWEAGRLRPRDTYLKRLDQAWNTGGHFERLHMFACGGHDPDWLCDVKSHVSSECMIGGRWKVGMHSRLVPEPVPVVTCVLAS
- the ltrA gene encoding group II intron reverse transcriptase/maturase, whose protein sequence is MASEPRGKLDAETANGPEGLPIPEQGRLDLDESSEWGRIDWSEQEKQVRRLRQRIFKAVQEGDLAKARNLQKLMLRSQANTLVSVRQVTQRNAGRRTAGVDGEVALTHQARMRMAKRVHRSRQDWRPRPVRRVHIPKAGNPARMRPLGIPVLMDRCHQARVRNALEPEWEARFEAKSYGFRPGRGCHDAIEAIYETCKSKTAARLWVLDADLAAAFDRIDHETLMEAIGLFPAREMVREWLQAGVFEAGRGFAPTEEGTPQGGVISPLLLNVALHGLETVAGARYRTTGPKAGRSYPDSPVVVRYADDLVVLCHTRHQAVLIKERLARWLGGRGLSFNEDKTRIVHVAEGFDFLGFNVRRYGSKLLIKPSKAAVQRIRSRLAFEMRRLRGANAKAVIAALNPVIRGWAAYYRPVVSSKVFEDLDTHVWRLTYKWATHSHQNKPKSWIIPRYYGQFNKFRNDRWVFGDLESGAYLVMFRWTEIKRHVMVKGWASPDDPFLAEYWAHRRRRSKPPLDRYTIRLLDEQNAICPRCGDYLLTAEQPPQSPQQWESWWQQVTRRAIAASYLLIVDAPESGRHGGARTRLVHTHCHRSWLYSQRRSRTQRDPEPSLGSA